The stretch of DNA CGCCTAAAGGCAAACTTTTTTCAATAACCGGATGTCGGCCCGCCTTAATGTCGATCACATTATCATCCACAATTTCAGGCTTACTGTAATGATTTTTTACAGCAACCTGCGCGAAACTCAGTTGCACATCCAGTTGGGCAACTAACAAGGCATTCAGCTGAATTGGACGGATATACTCCAACATACCCATCAACAAATCATTATAGAGCTTATTTTCAAGAGCAAAGATCTTTTCTTCAGCACCCAAAATTTTCTCTTCATATTCCTTCAGTTCAGGGGTAATATAACGCTCGGCATTTACCAGCGTTTGTTTACGGATCCATTCCTCCGGGACTTTATCTTTATGAGCGTTGGTTACTTCAAGGTAATAACCAAAAACATTATTAAAAGCGATTTTAAGGGAAGGAATTCCAGTTGCATCACTTTCACGACGCTGCATATCCAGCAAGTAATCTTTTCCACTGAACGCAATCTTGCGTAACTGATCCAGTTCCTCACATATGCCGTCAGCAATTACACCACCCTTTTGCACTAAAACCGGAGGTTCAGGATTCAGCTGATTTTCTATTTTTTCACGAATAAGCTTACATGGATTCAGCTGATCAGCGATTTTCTGCAGACTTTCCTGTTTGGTATTCTCTGTTACCGATTTAATTTCAGCAATAGCCGCCAACGCTCTTCCCAACTGAACCAATTCACGTGGATTAGCTTTTTGCAATGCCACTTTAGAAATCAGACGTTCCAGATCACCGATAGGTTTTAGTTTGGCTTGAATATCTGACGCAAGCTCCTGTTGTTCAAAGAAATGCTGAACAACACTTAAACGTTCTACAATTAACACCTTTTCTTTCAATGGCATCACCATCCATTTTCGGAGCAAACGTGCCCCCATCGGCGTTGCTGTTTGATCCAAAATAGAAATTAACGGAGTTGCTCCCTCATTTGGAGAAAAAATAAGCTCGAGATTACGAATAGTAAAACGATCCAGCCAAACATAGCGATCTTCTTCAATACGCGAAATTTGGGCAATATGTTGAACATTGCGATGCTCGGCTTCAAAAATGTAGTGTAAACATGCTCCTGCAGCAACAATACCATGATGTAGGTTTTCAATACCGAATCCTTTCAAAGAAACAGTACCAAAATGTTTTAATAGGGTTTCATTCGCATAATCATAACCGAAAACCCAATCGTCAACAGCGTAAGTATAGAATTTATCCCCAAACTGACTTACAAAATCGCGGCTTTTGCTTTTTGAAAAAATAACTTCCGTAGGTCTGAAACTTTGGAGCAATTTATCAATATAATCAGCTTCACCTTGAGCAGTTAAAAACTCACCGGTAGAAATATCCAACAGTGCAATGCCTAACGCATCTTTATCAAAATAGACAGCAGCTAGGTAGTTATTAGCTTTATTATTAAGAATATTTTCATTGTAAGCAACACCGGGAGAAACTAATTCAGTTACCCCACGCTTAACAATTGTTTTAACCGTTTTAGGATCTTCTAACTGGTCACAAATGGCAACACGCTGTCCCGCCCGAACCAGTTTCGGTAAATAAGTATCTAATGAATGATGAGGAAATCCTGCTAATTCAATATGAGAGGCTGAACCATTGGCCCTTTTTGTAAGCGTTATACCCAGTATATTGGCCGATTTTACCGCATCATCTCCAAACGTCTCATAAAAATCGCCTACCCTGAACAACAGAATTGCTCCCGGATATTTTGTCTTTATCTGGTTATACTGCGCCATTAGAGGCGTTTCTTTTCCGTCTTTACCTTTAGCCAATGTTCAATTTGTTTTAAATGGCGAAAATAAGCAGGATGAACTAATAAGACAATGCAGAGTTTTGAACAATTTGAGATTTAAGTGAATAAGTGCATTGAATATCAAAACTTTTCTATTTTTGGCCCATGAATTTTTGTCGCTTAATATTAATCGCCCTCTCCTTTATTGCCGTTGCCTGTTCAACTAAGAATGTGGAAAAGGAAACCGATTA from Solitalea canadensis DSM 3403 encodes:
- the mutS gene encoding DNA mismatch repair protein MutS — translated: MAKGKDGKETPLMAQYNQIKTKYPGAILLFRVGDFYETFGDDAVKSANILGITLTKRANGSASHIELAGFPHHSLDTYLPKLVRAGQRVAICDQLEDPKTVKTIVKRGVTELVSPGVAYNENILNNKANNYLAAVYFDKDALGIALLDISTGEFLTAQGEADYIDKLLQSFRPTEVIFSKSKSRDFVSQFGDKFYTYAVDDWVFGYDYANETLLKHFGTVSLKGFGIENLHHGIVAAGACLHYIFEAEHRNVQHIAQISRIEEDRYVWLDRFTIRNLELIFSPNEGATPLISILDQTATPMGARLLRKWMVMPLKEKVLIVERLSVVQHFFEQQELASDIQAKLKPIGDLERLISKVALQKANPRELVQLGRALAAIAEIKSVTENTKQESLQKIADQLNPCKLIREKIENQLNPEPPVLVQKGGVIADGICEELDQLRKIAFSGKDYLLDMQRRESDATGIPSLKIAFNNVFGYYLEVTNAHKDKVPEEWIRKQTLVNAERYITPELKEYEEKILGAEEKIFALENKLYNDLLMGMLEYIRPIQLNALLVAQLDVQLSFAQVAVKNHYSKPEIVDDNVIDIKAGRHPVIEKSLPLGEEYIPNDVFLDDETQQIIMITGPNMAGKSALLRQTALIVLMAQVGSFVPAKAARLGITDKIFTRVGASDNLSSGESTFMVEMNETASILNNLSNRSLVLLDEIGRGTSTYDGISIAWSIAEYIHNDPKSKAKTLFATHYHELNEMENEFERIKNFNVSIKEVDNKVIFLRKLVAGGSEHSFGIHVARMAGMPPKVVKKAEEVLRKLEEERSSESGTGAAIKNGVKKLKKSDQMQLNIFSLDDPILIKIRDSLTDLDVNVLTPVEALLKINEIQKLIK